The Helianthus annuus cultivar XRQ/B chromosome 15, HanXRQr2.0-SUNRISE, whole genome shotgun sequence genomic sequence ACCAACTCGTCGATCAGCCGGTTATAAACGCCCAAATTCGGCCTCAGTTTCGACTCCACCATCGTCTTGAAATACGCAGCAGCGTCATCGTGACGGTTTTCTTTAAAACAAGTATCCATCAACACAACGAAAGTGTACTCATCCAGACTCACCCCTTTCTCACTCATACTGTTATACAATCCTTCCGCTTTACCCAACAAACCATTCTTGCACAACTGTTCAATCAGATTATTATACGAAAGCGTATCTGGATAACACCGTTTCTCCCCCATGCTTTCAAACACGTTAATCGCGTCGTTAAACCTCTTTTCCGCACAATACCCATCCACCATCACATTATAACTTCCCAGATTAACCGTCAACAGTTTCGGCGGATTATGCTTctcaagcatttcatcgaacaccttcAGCGCAACATCAAACTTCCCATTTTTACACAACGCATCCAAGACCGAATTATACGCAACCGCACTCATCTTAATCTTCGAACCCCCCAACGCTTCCTCACAACACTCCATCGCTTCCTTCTCCATCCCCTTCAAAAAAAACCCTTTCATCACACTTCCATACACAACCCCGTTCGACACAAACCCGCCTAATTTCTCCTTCAATTCATCATACAAACCAAAAATCCCTTCGTGATCCCCGTTCTTCGCGTACCCCGACATCAAATAACTATAAACGACCGGGTCCGCTTCGAACCCTTTCGAAATCATCTCATCTTTAATCTCTAAAGCCCTGTCTACCTTACCATCATCAACAAGCCCTTTGACAATAATCCGATACGTCGTTGTGTTCGGATCAAATGGAGCGCTATCAACCAACTGTTTATACTGCTCCATAGCAGTATCGATTTTCCGACAGTCCATATAAGTACTAATAATCAAATTATACGTGACAACATTAGCGGCGATCGCCGCCTGTGTGATAAACCTATGGAGATTAAGCAATTCGGCGTATTTCGACTGACGATAACACGCGGTCATAACCGCATTACAAGTAAAAATAGTGGGCTTACAGTTGGAATAAACCGAGTGGCGAGTTAACAAAACAGCTTCTTGTAGATCATTTTCACGGATTAGTTTGAGGATTCTGTTGTGGAGGTTGAGACGGTTACCGGTGAGGAGTGAGACGTGTTCCGGGAGTTTAGGGGCGTTAGGGTTAGTGTTAGCGGTTGGGGTGGGGCGGGGTTGGGTGGGGGAACGAAGGGCGTTGAGTGGAGGTTCGATTCGGAGACGGCGTTTGCGGCGGCGGCGTTCGGCGGCGGCGTCTTCTGGAGTGGCGTAGGAGAGGTGGCGGAGGGGTGGCAGGGTTCGGGGGAGTGGGTGGTGGGTGCGGATGAGGGTTTTGAGGTGGTGGAAGAATGTGGGTTTTGAAAGAGCCATGGTGTGATTTAGGGTTCTGACGAGGGTTTGAGGGTTTAAGCAGGGTGGAGAAGATAGGTATGATGTGTGTGATGGGTTATATGGTGGAGCCGGGTATGGGGAATCGGATATGGGTTATTAACGGagtattaataaataataaataataaataataaataataaataaatatttaatagATGAGTAATGAGGAATTTTATTGTTTGGGGGTATTCGCAGGTTTAATATTTCAAAACTAGGAAGAGAGATGGCGGAAGAAGAGAACGGGGCGGCGAccggcggcggcggcggcggcggcggagAGTTTTACCTGCGGTATTACGTAGGGCACAAGGGGAAGTTCGGTCACGAGTTTTTGGAGTTTGAGTTCCGACCAGACGGTAAACTTCGTTACGCTAATAACTCAAACTACAAGAACGATACGATGATCCGTAAAGAGGTCTTCCTTACTCCTTCTGTTCTCAAGGAATGTCGCCGTATTGTCTCCGATTCTGAGGTTGTTATTTTCTTTCTTGTCTCTTTTAATTTTAGTCGTCCttagggtttgtttgtttgtttgtttgtttgtttcacaGTTTTACAAATTGTTTGTTTGTGGGTAATTAATTACTTGAATGTTAGTTTAGGGTCATTGGCTGACTAATTTTTAGCGAATAAgattgttgtaaattattttgaAACGGCCAGCGTTGTCAATAGCGATGATAGCAGTTGCTATCGCACGCTTCGTAGCGGTGCGATCTATCTTGCAATCTGATGGTTAGCAACTCCGTAGCGGAAAAATAATGGGAATTTGTGTTTTTTTGTGTTAATATAAATATCAATGCCCAATAGGGttctttttttttctgttttaatACAAGTATTTAATATAAAGAGCGTATTTAGATGAAATATACATGTAATGTAAagtatttcttaaattttatttTAGCGTATCGCTAAACATGAAATGGCTCTCGCTATTTAATCGCTGTTGCTACATAACGTATAGGTAGCTTGTCGCTATCGTCCGCTATTCGCTATTGACAACCATAGTTATCAATAGCATCCATAGCGGACGCTATCGCGAATAGTGTAGCGACGCGGCCATATGCCGCTACAAGGTGCTATGCGACCAAATAGCGACGTCCGACGGCAGATTCCGGCGCCGGCGCTGCAACTTCTGCTGGAAACGAGGAAGAGGGAAACCAGAGGCTCAAATTGATGGAAAGAAAGAAGCGGTAACTTGTTTTGATGGCATTCATAGTAGTTTTCCCACGGCTTTTCTGTAATTTCATGGCGGCGGTGGATCTTGACGGCGGAGGTTACAAATGGGGTGACGACGAATTAGATATTTAGGTTTAAATTAGTTTGTGTAATTTTACAATTTAGCCCCTCTGTCTTTCCGTAGTTTACATTTATCCTCTAACTTGTAAATTTTTACATAAAAAGAGTGAAATTAGTTtgtgtattttaacatttaaccccctctatcttcACCAGTTTACATTTGGTTCTTAAACTTACAAATCTATACATATaaagtataaaattaacattataatatatgcatataataataaatagctatattttttatgtttaaaattttCTACTCCCTTATCGCTAAACACGAAATAGCGGGCGCTATAGGCTCGCCTCTGCTATATTCATAAATTACTTGAATTTCCGAAGACTAAAAGGCTAAAATGGTGTTGGTGTTGTATGTGTTTTATTGTAGATTATGAAGGAAGACG encodes the following:
- the LOC110912761 gene encoding pentatricopeptide repeat-containing protein At3g49240, mitochondrial encodes the protein MALSKPTFFHHLKTLIRTHHPLPRTLPPLRHLSYATPEDAAAERRRRKRRLRIEPPLNALRSPTQPRPTPTANTNPNAPKLPEHVSLLTGNRLNLHNRILKLIRENDLQEAVLLTRHSVYSNCKPTIFTCNAVMTACYRQSKYAELLNLHRFITQAAIAANVVTYNLIISTYMDCRKIDTAMEQYKQLVDSAPFDPNTTTYRIIVKGLVDDGKVDRALEIKDEMISKGFEADPVVYSYLMSGYAKNGDHEGIFGLYDELKEKLGGFVSNGVVYGSVMKGFFLKGMEKEAMECCEEALGGSKIKMSAVAYNSVLDALCKNGKFDVALKVFDEMLEKHNPPKLLTVNLGSYNVMVDGYCAEKRFNDAINVFESMGEKRCYPDTLSYNNLIEQLCKNGLLGKAEGLYNSMSEKGVSLDEYTFVVLMDTCFKENRHDDAAAYFKTMVESKLRPNLGVYNRLIDELVKVGKVDEAKSFFDMMVPKLRMDDDSYKFIMKALFDVKKHDEVLEIIGKMLREDPLDFSDELQEFVREELRKEEREDDLVNLMADIEREKAEAAAKEAEEAERAKASARAAVSSLLPSKLFGDKGDAEDEDESGGRVVAEMGDGEGEGEVKVQENGAAGEQVTA
- the LOC110912762 gene encoding protein mago nashi homolog, with translation MAEEENGAATGGGGGGGGEFYLRYYVGHKGKFGHEFLEFEFRPDGKLRYANNSNYKNDTMIRKEVFLTPSVLKECRRIVSDSEIMKEDDNSWPEPDRVGRQELEIVMGNEHISFTTSKIGSLMDVQTSKDPEGLRIFYYLVQDLKCFVFSLISLHFKIKPI